GAAGTCACACGCTCAGCTTTTGCACAACGTCGTAAAACATTATGGAACAATTTAGCAGTAAGATTTCCTGAAATAAAAAAACAAAAAGATAAAATAACGTCAGAACTTGCTGCTATTGGGATTGATCTTACAAGGCGTGGAGAGACATTATCCATCCAAGAATTTGCTTTATTAAGTAACTTTTTAGGTAAATTTTGTGAACAAATTTAAAAAGATTAAAAAAAGAAGCACTTAGTTATTGACATTTGGTTACTATTCTTGTTAAAATATTGCTTTTCTTGATTTTTTCAAAAATTTATGCTATACTTATGCAATAGTGAGGTGGAATTAAATGCCAAAAACCATTGCAAGCATTAAACAAAGCTTAGATTCTAGGCTAGGAAAAGAGTTAACGTTAAAAGCAAACGGTGGCCGCAAGAAAACAATTGAACGTTGCGGTGTATTAGCAGAAACATATCCATCCGTTTTCATTGTTGAGCTAAATCAGGATGAAAACAGCTTTGAGAGAGTATCATATAGTTATATCGATATTTTAACAGATGTTGTAAAGCTTGAATTTGTTGATGATAAGAAAGAATTAGCTTTATAAGCATTTGAATTAGCCGGATCTCTTTTGGGATCCGGTTTTTACTTTTTTTAGTCGAATTATGAACATAGTATATGATAAAATAAACAAAAAGATTTTGAATAGGATGCACGGAGGCAAAAATAATGAAAATGAATATAAAAGCTCCTGCTAAGATCAATTTATCGCTTGATGTGTTACATAAACGCGATGATGGCTATCACGAAGTTGAAATGGTGATGACCACAATTGATCTTTCTGATAGGTTACAATTAGAATTATTACCAACTAACGAAATTATTTTAGATGTGAAGGCGCATTTTATTCCTGATGATCGGCGAAATCTAATGTATCAAGCTGCTTTATTATTAAAGGAGAAGTTCCAGATAAATGAAGGCGTCCGAATTAGCATTGATAAACATATTCCCGTTTCCGCAGGCCTTGCTGGAGGGAGCAGTGATGCCGCAGCTACTTTGAAAGGGTTAAATCAATTATGGCGGTTAAATTTATCACTTGCAGAACTTGCAGAACTTAGCGCTGCTATCGGTTCTGATATTGCTTTTTGTCTATACGGTGGAACAGCACTTGCGACAGGTCGGGGTGAA
This DNA window, taken from Listeria sp. PSOL-1, encodes the following:
- the veg gene encoding biofilm formation stimulator Veg, with amino-acid sequence MPKTIASIKQSLDSRLGKELTLKANGGRKKTIERCGVLAETYPSVFIVELNQDENSFERVSYSYIDILTDVVKLEFVDDKKELAL
- the ispE gene encoding 4-(cytidine 5'-diphospho)-2-C-methyl-D-erythritol kinase translates to MKMNIKAPAKINLSLDVLHKRDDGYHEVEMVMTTIDLSDRLQLELLPTNEIILDVKAHFIPDDRRNLMYQAALLLKEKFQINEGVRISIDKHIPVSAGLAGGSSDAAATLKGLNQLWRLNLSLAELAELSAAIGSDIAFCLYGGTALATGRGEIIHPLKKMPSCWIVLAKPTISVSTQSVYKELRLNQMKHPDTQRMLAAIETSDLQGICQATGNVLETVTLEKNAQVKQLKEKMLEFGADTAMMSGSGPTVFAIIKQYSRAKRVYNGLKGFCEEVYMVRPWSEE